The Bacteroidota bacterium genome includes a window with the following:
- the tatA gene encoding twin-arginine translocase TatA/TatE family subunit, with product MSCLFVTLEFLSLEHLLLILLIIVVLFGGKKIPDLMKGLGEGIREFKKASQVPEGKKKEPEPEPKALEKEEENK from the coding sequence ATGAGTTGCTTGTTTGTTACTTTGGAGTTTTTAAGTTTAGAACACTTATTACTTATTCTTTTAATTATAGTCGTACTTTTTGGGGGCAAAAAAATTCCTGATTTGATGAAAGGTCTTGGTGAAGGAATTCGCGAATTCAAGAAAGCATCACAAGTACCTGAAGGGAAAAAGAAAGAACCTGAACCTGAGCCTAAAGCATTAGAAAAAGAGGAAGAAAATAAGTAA
- the rseP gene encoding RIP metalloprotease RseP: MEILIKVAQLVLSLSILVILHEFGHFTFAKLFKTRVEKFYLFFDPWFSLFKFKKGETEYGVGWLPLGGYVKISGMIDESMDTEQMKQPPQPYEFRSKPIGQRLMIMLAGVLVNFILALVIYASVLYVWGEEYLPTANAKYGIMCDSIATNMGLKNGDKIVSVDYKKVENFSKIVPTMLLDNAKTIQVQRGSQIINIRVPEAFISQVVKSKSTVVISPRFPFIVGDFVKNSPAKQAGFIKGDKVVQINKDSVQFFDQFKTVLSKNKGKSIAVKVIRGGKEVNLSVVVPASGLLGIYPKGEMGDFFQLKKIEYGFFASVPAGIKKGIYTTGSYLKQMKLLFQPKTKVYESLGGFISIGKIFPGVWDWESFWSLTAFLSIILAIMNILPIPGLDGGHVMFLIFEMVTGRKPGDKFLEYAEIVGMILLFGLLIYANANDVIKLFK, from the coding sequence ATGGAAATATTGATAAAAGTTGCTCAACTTGTGTTGAGTCTTTCTATACTTGTTATACTGCACGAATTTGGCCATTTTACTTTTGCCAAATTATTCAAGACCCGGGTAGAGAAGTTTTATCTTTTTTTTGATCCCTGGTTCTCCTTATTCAAATTTAAAAAAGGTGAAACCGAGTATGGTGTAGGTTGGCTGCCTCTGGGAGGGTATGTGAAAATTTCCGGCATGATTGATGAATCAATGGATACGGAGCAGATGAAACAACCTCCTCAACCTTATGAATTCCGTTCCAAACCAATTGGACAGCGGTTGATGATTATGCTGGCCGGGGTATTGGTAAACTTTATTCTTGCTTTGGTTATTTATGCTTCCGTTTTATATGTCTGGGGAGAAGAATACCTGCCTACTGCCAATGCCAAGTACGGGATTATGTGTGATTCCATAGCCACCAATATGGGATTAAAAAATGGGGATAAGATTGTATCTGTTGATTATAAGAAAGTAGAAAATTTCAGCAAGATTGTACCGACTATGTTGCTTGATAATGCAAAAACCATACAGGTACAGCGAGGTTCTCAAATTATAAATATTAGAGTTCCCGAAGCTTTTATTTCACAGGTTGTAAAATCAAAAAGTACTGTTGTCATTTCACCCAGATTCCCTTTTATAGTTGGTGATTTTGTTAAAAATTCTCCTGCTAAACAGGCTGGCTTTATAAAAGGGGATAAAGTGGTTCAGATCAACAAGGATTCAGTTCAGTTTTTTGATCAGTTTAAAACTGTCTTATCCAAAAACAAGGGGAAGTCGATAGCTGTGAAGGTTATTCGTGGCGGCAAGGAAGTTAATCTTTCAGTTGTTGTACCCGCATCCGGTTTGTTGGGCATTTATCCCAAAGGGGAGATGGGCGATTTCTTTCAACTTAAGAAAATAGAATATGGATTTTTTGCTTCGGTTCCTGCCGGTATAAAAAAAGGAATTTATACTACGGGCAGTTATCTCAAGCAGATGAAACTTCTGTTTCAACCCAAAACCAAGGTTTATGAATCTCTCGGAGGCTTTATCTCAATTGGGAAAATATTCCCCGGTGTGTGGGACTGGGAATCTTTCTGGAGTTTAACGGCTTTTCTTTCCATCATTCTGGCAATTATGAATATCCTTCCTATCCCCGGATTGGATGGAGGCCACGTGATGTTCTTAATTTTTGAAATGGTTACCGGAAGGAAACCCGGAGATAAGTTTCTCGAATATGCCGAAATTGTTGGTATGATATTGTTATTTGGCTTGTTAATATATGCAAATGCAAATGATGTAATAAAACTTTTTAAATAA
- a CDS encoding 1-deoxy-D-xylulose-5-phosphate reductoisomerase has protein sequence MNVKKKRIALLGSTGSIGKQTLEVIEKHPDIFEVEVLTANNNAELLIEQARKFLPNHVVIVNKGKYQQVVEALQGYPVKVFAGSDSLNQIVQMESIDLVLTALVGYSGLLPTIKAIEAGKSIALANKETLVVAGELVTRLAAEKNIAILPVDSEHSAIFQCLAGERYNKIEKIFLTASGGPFRGRDINYLQSVTKTEALKHPNWNMGAKVTIDSASMMNKGFETIEARWLFNLQPEQIEVVVHPQSIVHSLVQFEDGAIKAQLGLPDMRLPIQYALGFPQRLKSDFPRFSFMDHPSLTFEKPDTVLFRGLSLSIEALKQGGNKPCALNAANEIVVDAFLKDKIGFLKMAEIIEHILGKVDFIKNPSFEDYAETDAETRKMTLEVI, from the coding sequence ATGAATGTGAAAAAAAAACGTATCGCACTATTAGGCTCTACAGGCTCTATTGGTAAGCAGACGTTGGAAGTCATTGAGAAGCATCCGGATATTTTTGAAGTTGAAGTTCTTACCGCCAACAACAATGCTGAATTACTCATTGAACAGGCCAGGAAGTTTTTGCCTAATCATGTGGTTATTGTGAATAAGGGCAAATATCAGCAGGTGGTTGAAGCACTTCAAGGTTACCCTGTAAAGGTATTTGCCGGCAGTGACTCCCTGAATCAGATTGTCCAGATGGAATCAATTGACCTGGTGTTGACGGCTCTTGTCGGTTATTCAGGATTGCTTCCTACCATAAAGGCTATTGAAGCCGGGAAAAGTATTGCCCTGGCTAATAAGGAAACCCTGGTGGTTGCGGGCGAGCTGGTTACCCGTCTGGCTGCTGAAAAGAACATTGCCATTCTTCCTGTCGATTCGGAACATTCGGCCATTTTTCAATGTCTTGCAGGAGAAAGATACAATAAAATAGAAAAAATATTTCTGACCGCTTCAGGTGGCCCATTCAGGGGGAGAGACATAAATTACCTTCAAAGCGTCACTAAGACAGAGGCATTAAAACATCCGAACTGGAACATGGGGGCTAAGGTGACTATAGATTCTGCATCTATGATGAATAAAGGATTTGAGACCATTGAGGCCCGCTGGCTTTTTAACCTGCAACCCGAGCAGATTGAGGTAGTGGTTCATCCCCAGTCCATTGTTCATTCCCTTGTGCAGTTTGAAGATGGAGCCATTAAGGCTCAGTTGGGGCTTCCCGATATGAGGCTTCCCATTCAATATGCCCTGGGCTTTCCTCAAAGGCTGAAATCGGACTTCCCTCGTTTTTCTTTTATGGATCATCCTTCCCTGACTTTTGAAAAACCGGACACCGTGCTTTTCCGGGGCCTTTCTCTTTCCATTGAAGCTTTGAAGCAGGGGGGGAACAAGCCCTGTGCGCTGAATGCAGCCAATGAAATTGTTGTCGATGCTTTTTTGAAAGATAAAATAGGATTTCTTAAAATGGCGGAAATCATAGAACATATTTTAGGGAAAGTGGATTTTATTAAAAATCCTTCTTTTGAGGATTATGCGGAGACAGATGCTGAAACCCGCAAAATGACCCTTGAAGTGATATAG
- a CDS encoding M23 family metallopeptidase, whose translation MYNDANFEEVWHLRLSGMNVLSVMGTFVLIVMLVVVLLVCYTPIREIIPGYPSTQMRQNIVLSALRVDSLENELKIKDQYISNLNAIVRGEEPKNPVSPGDKSISTKKIKFTKSRQDSLLRKRVEEEDRLSFFAVNSNKKVNNEGISNLIFFAPLRGIITSSFNPGEGHLGTDIVTKSNNAVMATLDGTVIMANWTIETGYVIEIQHNNNLVSIYKHNATLLKRMGDHVKAGEAIAIVGNSGELTTGPHLHFELWYNGKPVNPEQYIVF comes from the coding sequence ATGTATAACGATGCCAACTTCGAGGAAGTTTGGCACTTGAGGCTTTCAGGAATGAATGTGCTTTCGGTAATGGGTACCTTTGTACTGATTGTAATGTTGGTGGTGGTCCTGCTTGTTTGTTATACTCCTATTCGAGAGATAATCCCCGGCTATCCCAGTACCCAGATGCGCCAGAATATTGTTTTGAGTGCCTTAAGGGTGGATTCCCTGGAAAATGAATTGAAGATAAAAGATCAGTATATCAGCAATCTGAATGCTATTGTCAGGGGCGAAGAACCCAAAAATCCTGTAAGTCCCGGGGACAAGTCAATTTCTACCAAGAAAATTAAATTTACCAAGTCAAGACAGGACTCTCTTTTAAGAAAAAGGGTGGAAGAAGAAGACCGTTTAAGTTTCTTCGCTGTAAATAGCAATAAGAAAGTAAACAACGAGGGAATTTCAAATCTGATATTTTTTGCACCTTTGCGGGGGATCATAACCAGTTCCTTTAATCCTGGTGAAGGCCATTTGGGTACCGACATAGTTACCAAATCCAATAATGCGGTGATGGCTACTCTTGATGGAACGGTAATTATGGCAAATTGGACAATAGAAACGGGTTATGTGATTGAGATACAACATAACAACAATCTGGTTTCAATTTATAAGCACAATGCCACGTTACTTAAACGAATGGGTGACCATGTCAAAGCCGGTGAAGCCATTGCCATTGTTGGCAATTCAGGTGAGCTGACTACCGGCCCTCATCTTCATTTTGAACTTTGGTACAATGGGAAACCAGTTAATCCTGAACAATATATTGTTTTCTGA